A genomic stretch from Acidobacteriota bacterium includes:
- a CDS encoding biotin--[acetyl-CoA-carboxylase] ligase, giving the protein MTEEHSGSEDRAEAQAFENFRASLAAEPGLANLVVLETIDSTQRLARRIVDEYRRDGGSVPTVQVLALEQTVGRGRRGNAWQSPSGAGVYASMLVSLKRQEELERLPLAVAIGLCRGVDELIGERRCSLKWPNDLLVNGRKLGGILIEQIAPGAAGAGDPSGSLDAIIGFGVNFRAAAEHGALVATSLCDENPAMTSLGAAAAELLRGVQRVLEGLGRPAEILKAYGRRSLHRPGDMLNWRVGGESGSGEFLGFDERGFLRLRDAETGEERLLFAGEVRGR; this is encoded by the coding sequence GTGACGGAGGAACATTCAGGGTCAGAGGACCGGGCAGAGGCCCAGGCTTTCGAGAACTTTCGGGCTTCCCTGGCGGCGGAACCGGGTCTCGCCAACCTGGTGGTGCTCGAGACGATCGACTCCACCCAGCGTCTCGCCCGGCGCATCGTTGACGAATACCGCCGGGACGGCGGCTCGGTACCCACTGTGCAGGTGCTGGCGCTGGAGCAAACCGTCGGCCGGGGACGCCGGGGCAACGCCTGGCAAAGCCCGTCCGGCGCCGGCGTATACGCCTCAATGCTCGTCTCCCTCAAACGCCAGGAAGAACTCGAACGGCTGCCCTTGGCGGTGGCGATCGGTTTATGCCGCGGGGTCGACGAACTGATCGGCGAGCGGCGCTGCTCCCTCAAGTGGCCGAACGACCTGCTGGTCAACGGCCGCAAGCTCGGTGGAATCCTGATCGAGCAGATCGCTCCCGGCGCCGCCGGCGCCGGCGATCCGAGCGGATCCCTCGACGCGATCATCGGTTTCGGAGTGAACTTTCGCGCGGCGGCGGAGCACGGCGCTCTCGTCGCCACCAGCCTGTGCGACGAGAATCCGGCGATGACATCCCTTGGGGCCGCCGCCGCCGAACTGCTGCGCGGCGTGCAGCGGGTGCTCGAAGGGCTGGGCCGGCCGGCGGAAATCTTGAAGGCCTACGGACGCCGTTCGCTCCATCGGCCGGGCGATATGCTGAATTGGCGAGTGGGGGGAGAATCCGGGAGCGGTGAGTTTCTGGGTTTCGACGAGCGTGGATTCCTCCGCCTGCGCGACGCCGAGACCGGCGAGGAGCGGCTGCTGTTCGCCGGGGAAGTGAGGGGCAGGTGA
- a CDS encoding type III pantothenate kinase, with translation MLLLVDVGNTNTVFGIDREGELLEVFRLSTDPERTADEYGALLMPLCDRFGLDPAAAEAVVISSVVPPLNPTLDRLARRFFGCPPLFVEPGVKTGLAIRYDNPAEVGADRIVNAVAALELHGAPVVVVDFGTATTFDVVNAAGEYSGGIIAPGISISAEALFSHASRLYRVDIRRPPNLVGKNTGGAMQSGIFYGYIGLVDGILERLVEELGRSVGIVATGGQAELIASGSRFIQSVDQRLTLHGLRRIYERNR, from the coding sequence CTGCTGCTGCTGGTCGATGTCGGCAACACCAACACCGTCTTCGGCATCGACCGGGAGGGCGAACTGTTGGAGGTCTTCCGCCTGTCCACCGATCCGGAGCGTACCGCCGACGAGTACGGCGCTCTGCTGATGCCGCTGTGCGACCGCTTCGGCCTCGATCCGGCGGCCGCCGAGGCGGTGGTCATCTCCTCCGTCGTTCCGCCCTTGAATCCCACCCTCGACCGCCTGGCCCGTCGCTTCTTCGGCTGCCCGCCGCTGTTCGTCGAGCCGGGGGTCAAGACCGGCCTCGCCATTCGCTACGACAATCCCGCCGAGGTCGGAGCGGACCGCATTGTCAACGCCGTGGCGGCCCTCGAACTGCACGGTGCGCCGGTGGTGGTGGTGGATTTCGGCACGGCCACCACCTTCGACGTGGTCAACGCCGCCGGTGAGTACTCCGGCGGCATCATTGCGCCGGGCATCTCAATCTCCGCTGAGGCGCTCTTCTCGCATGCGTCGCGCCTCTATCGGGTGGACATCCGGCGGCCGCCGAACCTGGTGGGCAAGAACACCGGCGGCGCCATGCAGTCGGGCATTTTTTATGGCTATATCGGTTTGGTGGACGGCATCCTGGAGCGGCTGGTGGAGGAGCTTGGGCGTTCCGTGGGGATCGTTGCCACCGGCGGCCAGGCGGAGCTGATCGCCTCCGGCTCGCGCTTCATTCAATCCGTCGATCAGCGCTTGACCCTGCACGGGTTGCGGCGGATCTACGAGCGGAATCGGTGA
- a CDS encoding DNA internalization-related competence protein ComEC/Rec2, translating to MGKLHDRPALLPAVAVALGVSGGLHLHSLSLPLVVALGCAGVAVGGSVRRGWVGGSSLGLAMVALAAGLTAGTLAQERAAALSVTPGTAVPVEAVGRVAGPWRRLDGTWRSTLTVERLGRGRQVHSDLGTLLLDVTASTDGARPKLPPWGARVRALGSLRRAPGYRNGGRVPSSPPRLRVKSLRLVRTLGEPTAFGWWMAISRHRIEGVYDAHPSSRGAALARALLLGDSLRLPEEWVRGLRRAGLAHLLAVSGLHLGLVALLAGALARPLPPWARGGLILAACAAYSTLVGGRTSVLRAFGMAAAAVTASGTRRPPSPVNALAWVAAALLLDRPERLHDLAFQLTVGATFGLLVVAPTLGGAAAGRLRKALAATVGAQLASLPILVPRFGVVGLFAPVLNLVAVPWTALSLAVGLLWTLGALIAPESVVSEALLWLLDALARPFQWPSTGAPRSWGSWIVSAGGGTALLAALLIGWWLAAGSTVVSNSADRPPKSPWLRLVRRSPALLLALWFLLPRAPTGGVEVVVLDVGQGDAILLRDGSEAVLVDGGGWRHGDFGGRVLVPALAREGLRRLTAVVMTHPDTDHCAGLVDLLARMPVGEVWVGAGWPDEGCAANLKRSAGRRWRIMLPGEAPPAVGRWRWTHLAAAGSSINDRSLVLRAEALGRSILLTGDIGFATERALALSDFELASTFLKVAHHGSKNSSGGPFLAAVRPRLAVVSAGVGNHYGHPARDTLERLRRQGVRCLRTDRLGAVRLAWSAPDGPVEVDWAAPY from the coding sequence ATGGGGAAGCTTCACGATCGTCCCGCTCTGTTGCCGGCCGTCGCCGTCGCCCTCGGGGTGTCGGGCGGCCTGCACCTGCATAGCCTTTCCCTTCCGCTGGTCGTCGCGCTGGGATGCGCCGGCGTGGCGGTGGGCGGATCCGTCCGGCGGGGTTGGGTCGGTGGGAGTTCGCTGGGTCTGGCCATGGTGGCTCTCGCCGCCGGTCTGACGGCCGGCACTCTCGCTCAGGAGCGTGCCGCGGCGCTTTCGGTGACACCCGGAACGGCGGTGCCGGTCGAGGCGGTCGGGCGTGTCGCCGGGCCGTGGCGGCGCCTCGACGGCACTTGGCGCTCGACCCTGACCGTCGAGCGTTTGGGCCGCGGCCGCCAAGTCCACAGTGACCTGGGAACGCTCCTGCTCGACGTCACCGCCTCGACGGACGGTGCGAGGCCGAAGCTACCGCCGTGGGGAGCGCGGGTGCGAGCCCTCGGCAGCCTGCGCCGGGCGCCGGGTTATCGCAATGGCGGTCGGGTGCCGTCGTCGCCGCCGCGGCTGCGGGTGAAGAGTCTCCGGTTGGTGCGGACCCTGGGCGAGCCCACCGCCTTCGGGTGGTGGATGGCGATCTCCCGCCACCGTATCGAAGGCGTCTACGATGCCCACCCCTCGTCCCGCGGCGCGGCCCTCGCCCGGGCTCTGCTGCTGGGCGATTCCCTCCGCCTGCCGGAGGAGTGGGTGCGCGGTCTCCGGCGGGCGGGCCTGGCGCACCTGCTGGCGGTGTCCGGCCTCCATCTCGGGCTGGTCGCGCTGCTGGCCGGCGCCCTGGCCCGGCCGCTGCCGCCGTGGGCCAGGGGTGGATTGATCTTGGCGGCCTGTGCCGCCTACAGCACGCTGGTAGGTGGCCGCACCTCCGTTCTGCGGGCTTTCGGCATGGCCGCTGCAGCGGTGACGGCGAGCGGCACCCGCCGCCCGCCGAGTCCGGTCAACGCCCTCGCCTGGGTGGCCGCCGCGCTGCTGCTGGATCGGCCCGAGCGCCTCCACGATCTCGCCTTCCAGCTCACCGTGGGGGCGACCTTTGGGCTGCTGGTGGTGGCTCCCACGCTGGGCGGCGCGGCGGCCGGAAGGCTCCGCAAGGCCCTGGCGGCGACGGTCGGCGCGCAGCTCGCCAGCCTGCCGATCCTCGTTCCGCGGTTCGGTGTCGTCGGGCTGTTTGCACCGGTCTTGAATCTGGTGGCCGTGCCCTGGACGGCACTGAGCCTCGCCGTCGGCCTGCTGTGGACCTTGGGCGCCCTGATCGCCCCGGAGTCTGTCGTCTCCGAGGCCCTCCTGTGGCTGCTGGATGCCCTGGCCCGTCCCTTCCAGTGGCCGTCTACCGGCGCTCCGCGAAGCTGGGGGAGCTGGATCGTCTCCGCCGGCGGCGGTACCGCGCTGCTGGCCGCCTTGCTCATCGGCTGGTGGCTCGCCGCCGGTTCGACGGTCGTTTCGAACTCCGCCGATCGCCCTCCCAAGTCTCCTTGGCTGCGCCTGGTGAGGCGGTCACCGGCCTTGCTGCTGGCACTTTGGTTCTTGCTGCCGCGGGCGCCGACCGGTGGGGTGGAGGTGGTGGTGCTCGATGTCGGCCAGGGCGACGCGATCCTGCTGCGGGACGGCAGCGAGGCGGTGCTGGTCGACGGCGGCGGCTGGCGGCACGGGGACTTCGGCGGCCGGGTGCTGGTTCCTGCCCTGGCGCGCGAGGGCCTGCGCCGTCTGACGGCGGTGGTGATGACCCATCCGGATACGGACCACTGCGCCGGCTTGGTGGACCTGCTGGCCCGGATGCCGGTGGGGGAGGTGTGGGTCGGCGCCGGCTGGCCCGACGAAGGATGCGCCGCGAACCTGAAACGTTCCGCCGGACGGCGCTGGCGGATCATGCTTCCGGGCGAGGCGCCGCCAGCGGTGGGTCGGTGGCGGTGGACCCACCTCGCGGCGGCGGGCTCGTCCATCAACGATCGTTCGCTGGTGCTCAGAGCCGAGGCCCTCGGTCGTTCCATCTTGCTGACCGGCGATATCGGCTTCGCCACCGAGCGGGCGTTGGCGCTGTCCGACTTCGAACTGGCGAGCACCTTCCTGAAGGTCGCCCATCACGGCTCGAAGAACTCCTCCGGCGGGCCGTTCCTGGCCGCCGTTCGCCCCCGGCTGGCGGTGGTGTCCGCCGGCGTCGGCAATCACTACGGTCATCCGGCGAGGGATACCCTGGAGCGGTTGCGGCGTCAGGGCGTCCGTTGCCTGCGAACGGACCGCCTGGGCGCTGTGCGCCTGGCCTGGTCGGCGCCGGACGGACCCGTGGAGGTGGACTGGGCGGCTCCCTACTGA
- the miaA gene encoding tRNA (adenosine(37)-N6)-dimethylallyltransferase MiaA, producing the protein MGPVLVILGPTAVGKTALALRVADEAGCAYEIVNADALQVYRGFDIGTAKPTMEERRAVPHHLIDILDSSERFSAGEFARRARAAIGDIEARGGRAMVVGGSGLYLRALLEGISPMPPGDPEVRSRLRERRAAEGLSVLYEELRAGDPETAGRVAPRDSQRVLRALEVLAVTGRPLSRWIASQPFGESRLPAVRVGLTLPRTILYDRISDRVSRMIDCGWVNEVVTLLRGGASPGHPAFQAIGYRQIARHVQGGCTLEQAIDETITATRRFAKRQWTWFRKEADIFWLDARDLDERMSDISDHLSRRRLWRRDGQAQH; encoded by the coding sequence ATGGGACCCGTGCTGGTGATTCTCGGCCCGACGGCGGTGGGCAAGACCGCCCTGGCTCTGCGGGTGGCGGACGAGGCCGGCTGCGCCTACGAGATTGTCAACGCCGATGCCCTGCAGGTGTATCGCGGCTTCGATATCGGCACGGCCAAGCCGACGATGGAAGAACGCCGGGCGGTACCGCATCATCTGATCGATATTCTCGACTCGTCGGAGCGCTTTTCGGCTGGAGAATTCGCGCGCCGGGCACGGGCGGCGATCGGCGACATCGAGGCCCGGGGAGGTCGAGCGATGGTGGTGGGCGGCAGCGGTCTCTACCTGCGCGCCCTGCTGGAGGGCATCAGCCCCATGCCGCCGGGCGATCCGGAAGTGCGGTCGCGGCTGCGCGAGCGGCGGGCGGCCGAAGGTTTGTCGGTGCTTTATGAGGAACTGCGCGCTGGTGACCCGGAAACCGCCGGCCGGGTGGCTCCAAGAGACTCGCAGCGGGTCCTCCGGGCGCTCGAGGTATTGGCCGTCACGGGGCGCCCTCTTTCGCGCTGGATTGCGAGCCAACCCTTTGGAGAATCTCGGCTTCCGGCCGTCCGGGTCGGATTGACGCTACCGCGAACCATCCTGTACGATCGCATCTCCGATCGGGTGAGCCGTATGATCGATTGCGGTTGGGTGAACGAGGTGGTGACTCTGCTCCGAGGGGGCGCATCGCCGGGTCACCCGGCCTTTCAAGCGATCGGTTATCGCCAGATCGCCCGGCATGTTCAGGGTGGCTGTACCCTCGAACAAGCCATCGATGAAACGATCACCGCCACGCGGCGGTTTGCGAAGCGGCAGTGGACGTGGTTTCGGAAGGAAGCGGACATTTTCTGGCTGGATGCCCGCGATCTGGACGAACGGATGTCCGACATCTCGGATCACCTTTCTCGCCGCCGACTCTGGAGACGTGATGGCCAAGCACAACATTAA
- a CDS encoding RNA chaperone Hfq: protein MAKHNINIQDGFLFQNLKEGHLMEVRLTTGTDLVGRLKRFDRFAVVLEVSGQEVLVYKHAIATISIGDASQG from the coding sequence ATGGCCAAGCACAACATTAATATTCAAGACGGTTTTCTTTTTCAGAACCTCAAGGAAGGTCATTTGATGGAGGTTCGCCTCACGACCGGCACGGACCTGGTCGGCCGGCTCAAGCGCTTCGATCGCTTCGCGGTGGTTTTGGAGGTGTCCGGCCAGGAGGTTCTGGTGTATAAGCATGCCATCGCGACCATCTCCATCGGTGACGCGTCCCAAGGCTAA
- a CDS encoding tetratricopeptide repeat protein: MPEPRALFERVAFEDRPLVVDPLATYPLAAGGERSADVLILFRDLAQGEPTDPLRAAAQDLLRVDPSFHPASLIVAQTYFVDGDFAAAVRTLDPVVEQVADYPAAQLLLGCSAEKVGEVVRAVEAYGATGSLRPIAEERLETLLPVAEGIVARRIEDALRRGRPEIAREELERLRRWSPESPVALESWRSIAVAEENPKEELVAVRALRELYPEERSLLADQADLELSVGDPRAGLEIYQSLSAEFPEDEQLRLDVARAKFRWRVSQLPAEVREAGAKAALSRADHALLLYWVAPPVRYGRPGAGRIASDILDHPHREAIARVVNLGLMRLQTSVHRFEPEEEVTRLEVLESLLRIGATDRRPAACLTGIESNRRPSSSFVCEVAARCGLIASSSDCLPSGTVSGTEDLELIRRGLLLLGS; this comes from the coding sequence GTGCCGGAGCCCCGTGCGCTGTTCGAACGGGTGGCCTTCGAGGATCGGCCCTTGGTGGTCGATCCCCTCGCTACGTATCCGCTGGCGGCCGGCGGTGAGCGCTCCGCCGATGTCCTAATTCTGTTCCGCGATCTGGCGCAGGGCGAACCCACCGACCCGTTGCGCGCGGCGGCGCAGGATCTGCTGCGGGTCGATCCCTCTTTTCATCCGGCGTCGCTGATCGTCGCCCAGACCTACTTCGTCGACGGCGATTTCGCCGCTGCGGTGAGAACCCTCGACCCGGTCGTCGAGCAGGTCGCCGACTATCCGGCGGCTCAGCTCCTCCTCGGGTGCAGCGCCGAAAAGGTGGGTGAGGTGGTGCGCGCGGTGGAAGCCTATGGCGCCACCGGCAGCCTGCGTCCGATCGCCGAGGAGCGCTTGGAGACCCTGCTGCCGGTGGCCGAGGGCATCGTCGCTCGGCGCATCGAGGACGCCCTGCGCCGGGGCCGGCCGGAGATCGCTCGTGAGGAGCTGGAGCGGTTGCGGCGATGGTCTCCGGAGTCGCCGGTCGCGCTGGAGAGCTGGCGCTCCATCGCCGTCGCCGAGGAGAACCCCAAAGAAGAACTGGTCGCGGTGCGGGCTTTGCGCGAACTCTATCCGGAAGAGCGCAGCCTGCTGGCGGATCAGGCGGACCTAGAACTGTCGGTGGGCGATCCACGGGCCGGGTTGGAGATCTATCAGAGCCTGTCCGCCGAGTTCCCGGAAGACGAGCAACTGCGCCTCGACGTAGCCCGCGCCAAGTTCCGCTGGCGGGTGTCGCAGTTGCCGGCGGAAGTGCGCGAGGCCGGCGCCAAGGCGGCCTTGAGCCGCGCCGACCACGCTCTGCTCCTCTATTGGGTGGCGCCGCCGGTGCGCTACGGCCGGCCCGGTGCCGGCCGCATCGCCTCGGACATCCTGGACCACCCGCATCGCGAGGCCATCGCCCGGGTAGTCAATCTCGGTCTGATGCGCTTGCAGACATCGGTCCACCGCTTCGAGCCGGAGGAGGAGGTGACCCGGCTCGAGGTGCTCGAAAGCCTGCTGCGGATCGGCGCTACCGACCGCCGCCCGGCGGCTTGCCTGACCGGCATCGAGAGCAACCGCCGGCCATCGTCTTCCTTTGTCTGCGAGGTGGCGGCGCGCTGCGGACTGATCGCCAGCAGCTCCGATTGCCTGCCGAGCGGAACGGTCTCCGGCACCGAGGACCTGGAGCTGATCCGTAGGGGCCTTCTGCTGCTAGGCTCTTAG
- a CDS encoding CDP-alcohol phosphatidyltransferase family protein codes for MTFTIPNLLSIFRMGLVPLFIIAVIDGDALKALLLFTVAGITDALDGFIARFWNQQSLLGTYIDPIADKLLLTSAYVVLAIPRLNPEMTIPIWVTVLVIARDVLIVVMAGALFLATGIRSFPPAMLGKVTTAAQVTTVFMVLVTALWPTLPELVWGTHIAIYATAALTVASGLNYVRLANSMAGTRSVEKGGDETGE; via the coding sequence ATGACGTTCACAATTCCCAACCTCCTCTCCATTTTCCGGATGGGGTTGGTGCCCCTATTCATCATCGCGGTGATCGACGGCGACGCCCTGAAGGCGCTGCTGCTGTTTACCGTCGCCGGTATCACCGACGCCCTCGACGGCTTCATCGCCCGCTTCTGGAATCAGCAGTCGCTTCTGGGCACCTACATCGATCCCATTGCCGACAAGCTGCTGCTGACTTCAGCCTATGTAGTGCTCGCCATCCCGCGCCTCAATCCGGAAATGACCATTCCGATCTGGGTGACGGTGCTGGTGATTGCACGGGATGTCTTGATCGTGGTGATGGCCGGTGCGCTGTTCCTGGCGACGGGCATCCGCTCCTTCCCGCCGGCGATGCTCGGCAAGGTCACCACCGCAGCGCAGGTGACCACCGTCTTCATGGTGCTGGTCACCGCCCTGTGGCCGACTCTGCCGGAGTTGGTGTGGGGCACCCACATCGCGATCTACGCCACGGCGGCCCTCACCGTCGCCTCGGGCCTCAATTATGTCCGCCTCGCCAACTCGATGGCCGGTACCCGCTCGGTGGAAAAGGGCGGCGACGAAACCGGCGAGTAA
- the dnaE gene encoding DNA polymerase III subunit alpha, with amino-acid sequence MSDFVHLHLHSQYSLLDGANRLDDVIGEAVSAGMPAVALTDHGNMHGAIEFYTRCRKAGIKPIVGIEAYVTEDMFDRTPRSRGGGANHLVLLAKNETGYRNLIKLSSRAYLEGFYYKPRMDKALLRKHSEGIVALSACLKGEINEALTENQEDEAFALAREYLEIFGEGNFYLELQDHGIPEQAACNDALRRISKKLGIPMVITNDCHYLHKDDSFAHDVLLCIGTQRNVADTDRLKYYSNEFYMKGVDELRRVFPDDRQAIENTLKVAEACQLEIPMDSFHLPEFPVPAGYTLDSYFAKVARDGLDERFDELRRRTDRIERFGVDVYKERLEREIGIIEEMGFPGYFLITWDFIRHARENGIPVGPGRGSAAGSLVSYALRITDIDPLRYDLLFERFLNPERISMPDIDIDFCMRRRGEVIHYVNDKYGRDKVAQIITFGTLAAKAVIRDVGRVLGLPYAKVDRISKLVPDMTRSLAEAAKEVEALRTEVKRDPEIQQIVDVGKRLEGLTRHASVHAAGVVITPQPLDELVPLFKTSRDEVTTQWDKDVVEDLGLLKMDFLGLRTLTVIDDAVKIIRQQGVDLDLDEVPLDDPEVYKLFCDGRTNGIFQFESRGMKDLLRRAEPSKFEDLAAFNALYRPGALSVGMVEEYIQRKKGKKKVRFTLPETRAILEETYGVIVYQEQVMQIAVEVAGFSLGEADILRKAMGKKKIEVMTEQKAKFIAGAEGRGIDGGKAAELWDYIEPFAGYGFNKSHSVAYAMLAFKTAYLKAHYPVAFMAAMLNSEMGNSDAIAKYVRECGDMGIEVLPPEINASDWWFTVDGEKIRFGLGAVKGIGEGAVDELLRTRERLGRYTGLTHLACEVDGRQLNRKVFECLIKAGCFDELVPARRPLFRALDGILADAQRQWRDRASGQTGLFAGTDQAAAAAKDPTGREWEERERLSLEKETLGFYLTGNPLSEYEESLAQLVSHDLTNLAEAVDETVTVGGVVTRIRNTKIKSGPNAGRLMGRFTLEDLEGRTPVVLFANQFQQFGHLLEDEAVIVVKGLVRERGSEVELNVEDMTSLEQATRKLLLAVEVDLGAGLPTQEMLRLRDILTEHAGPTPLKLSLDRAGQRFHIAPGENFKVRFDPELVSSLESILGEGRVHEHYAG; translated from the coding sequence TTGTCCGACTTCGTTCACCTGCATCTGCACAGTCAGTACAGCCTTTTGGACGGCGCCAATCGCCTCGACGACGTGATCGGCGAGGCGGTTTCCGCCGGCATGCCCGCCGTCGCCCTGACGGACCACGGCAACATGCACGGGGCGATCGAGTTCTACACCCGCTGCCGCAAGGCGGGGATCAAGCCGATCGTCGGCATCGAGGCCTACGTCACCGAGGATATGTTCGATCGCACGCCGCGCAGTCGCGGCGGTGGCGCCAATCACCTGGTGCTGCTGGCGAAGAACGAAACCGGCTACCGCAACCTGATCAAACTGTCCTCCCGGGCCTATCTCGAAGGCTTTTATTACAAGCCGCGGATGGACAAGGCGCTGCTGCGCAAGCACAGCGAAGGGATCGTCGCGCTCTCCGCCTGCTTGAAGGGTGAGATCAACGAGGCGCTGACCGAAAACCAGGAGGACGAGGCCTTTGCTCTCGCTCGGGAGTACCTGGAGATCTTCGGCGAGGGCAACTTCTACCTGGAACTCCAGGACCACGGCATCCCGGAGCAGGCGGCCTGCAACGACGCCCTACGGCGGATCTCCAAGAAGCTCGGCATTCCGATGGTGATCACCAACGACTGCCACTATCTGCACAAGGACGACTCCTTCGCCCACGACGTGCTGCTGTGCATCGGGACCCAGCGCAACGTCGCCGATACAGACCGCCTGAAGTACTACTCGAACGAGTTCTACATGAAGGGCGTGGACGAGCTGCGGCGAGTGTTCCCGGACGATCGCCAGGCGATCGAGAACACCTTGAAGGTGGCTGAGGCGTGCCAGCTCGAAATCCCGATGGACTCTTTCCATCTGCCGGAGTTTCCGGTGCCCGCGGGCTACACCCTCGACTCCTACTTCGCCAAGGTGGCGCGCGACGGCCTGGACGAGCGCTTCGACGAGCTGCGCCGGCGGACGGATCGCATCGAGCGCTTTGGGGTGGATGTCTACAAGGAGCGCCTGGAACGGGAGATCGGGATCATCGAGGAGATGGGCTTCCCGGGCTATTTCCTGATCACCTGGGACTTCATCCGCCACGCCCGGGAGAACGGCATCCCGGTCGGCCCTGGCCGCGGTTCCGCCGCCGGCTCGCTGGTGTCCTACGCCCTGCGCATCACGGACATCGATCCGCTGCGCTACGACCTGCTGTTCGAGCGTTTCCTGAACCCCGAACGCATCAGCATGCCGGACATCGACATCGACTTCTGCATGCGCCGGCGCGGTGAGGTGATCCACTACGTCAACGACAAGTACGGCCGCGACAAGGTGGCCCAGATCATCACCTTCGGAACGCTGGCGGCGAAAGCGGTGATCCGCGACGTCGGGCGGGTACTGGGGCTTCCGTACGCCAAGGTGGACCGCATTTCCAAGCTGGTGCCGGACATGACCCGCTCCCTCGCCGAGGCCGCCAAAGAGGTCGAGGCGCTGCGCACGGAGGTCAAGCGCGATCCGGAAATCCAGCAGATCGTCGACGTCGGCAAGCGCCTCGAAGGGCTGACCCGCCACGCCTCGGTGCACGCCGCCGGGGTGGTGATCACGCCGCAGCCGCTGGACGAACTGGTACCGCTGTTCAAGACCAGCCGCGACGAAGTGACCACCCAGTGGGACAAAGATGTGGTGGAGGACCTGGGCCTGCTGAAGATGGACTTCCTCGGCCTGCGCACCCTGACGGTGATCGATGATGCGGTGAAGATCATCCGCCAGCAGGGAGTGGACCTGGACCTCGACGAAGTGCCCCTCGACGACCCGGAGGTCTACAAGCTGTTCTGCGACGGGCGCACCAACGGCATCTTCCAGTTCGAGTCGCGCGGCATGAAGGATCTGCTGCGGCGCGCCGAGCCCTCGAAGTTTGAGGATCTGGCGGCCTTCAACGCCCTCTACCGCCCGGGCGCCCTGTCCGTCGGCATGGTGGAGGAGTACATCCAGCGCAAGAAGGGCAAGAAGAAGGTGCGTTTCACCCTGCCGGAGACGCGGGCCATCCTGGAGGAGACCTACGGTGTCATCGTCTACCAGGAGCAGGTGATGCAGATTGCGGTGGAGGTTGCCGGCTTTTCCCTCGGCGAGGCGGACATCCTGCGCAAGGCGATGGGCAAGAAGAAGATCGAGGTGATGACCGAGCAGAAGGCGAAGTTCATCGCCGGTGCCGAGGGGCGCGGCATCGACGGCGGCAAAGCGGCCGAGCTGTGGGACTACATTGAGCCCTTCGCCGGCTACGGCTTTAACAAGAGCCACAGCGTCGCCTACGCCATGCTCGCCTTCAAGACCGCCTACTTGAAGGCCCACTACCCGGTGGCCTTCATGGCGGCGATGCTGAACTCGGAAATGGGCAACTCCGACGCCATCGCCAAGTACGTCCGCGAGTGCGGCGACATGGGGATCGAGGTGCTGCCGCCGGAGATCAACGCCAGCGACTGGTGGTTCACGGTGGACGGCGAAAAGATCCGCTTCGGCCTGGGCGCCGTCAAGGGCATCGGTGAAGGTGCCGTCGACGAACTCTTGCGCACCCGGGAGCGCCTAGGCCGGTATACCGGCTTGACCCACCTCGCCTGCGAGGTGGACGGCCGGCAGCTCAACCGAAAGGTCTTCGAGTGCTTGATCAAAGCCGGCTGCTTCGATGAGCTGGTGCCCGCCCGGCGGCCGCTGTTCAGGGCCCTCGACGGCATCCTGGCGGACGCCCAGCGCCAGTGGCGGGATCGCGCCTCGGGCCAGACCGGCCTGTTTGCCGGCACCGACCAGGCCGCCGCCGCGGCGAAGGATCCCACCGGCCGCGAGTGGGAGGAGCGCGAGCGCCTCAGCTTGGAGAAAGAGACCCTCGGTTTCTACCTCACCGGCAACCCTCTCTCGGAATACGAGGAGAGCCTGGCGCAACTGGTCAGCCACGACCTCACGAACCTCGCCGAAGCGGTCGACGAGACGGTGACCGTCGGCGGCGTGGTCACCCGCATTCGCAACACCAAGATCAAGTCCGGCCCCAATGCCGGCCGCCTGATGGGCCGCTTCACCCTGGAAGACCTCGAAGGGCGCACTCCGGTGGTGCTCTTCGCCAACCAGTTCCAGCAATTCGGTCACCTGCTGGAAGACGAAGCGGTGATCGTGGTGAAGGGGCTGGTGCGGGAGCGGGGCAGCGAGGTGGAGCTGAACGTCGAGGACATGACCTCCCTGGAACAGGCCACCCGCAAGCTGCTGCTGGCGGTGGAAGTGGACCTCGGTGCCGGCCTACCGACGCAGGAGATGCTTCGCCTGCGCGACATCCTGACGGAGCACGCCGGCCCGACGCCCTTGAAGCTCAGCCTGGATCGCGCCGGCCAGCGCTTTCACATCGCCCCGGGCGAAAACTTCAAAGTGCGCTTCGACCCGGAGCTGGTCTCCTCCCTCGAATCCATCCTCGGCGAGGGCCGGGTGCACGAACACTATGCTGGCTAG